From the Amycolatopsis thermoflava N1165 genome, one window contains:
- a CDS encoding SDR family NAD(P)-dependent oxidoreductase, with product MTPADLDGRVAVVTGAGSGIGRATAIALAEAGAVVVCTDRDGDAARDTADKAGAAANGVHLDVTDLPAVRALVADVTARYGRLDVYANVAGAVTSRGPVATVTEDEFDRGVAVNLKSLVFGCQAAASAMARGGSIVNVGSGTVDAAVPGLAAYSIPKAGVPQLTRSLARELGPAGIRVNAVSPGYILTAMTGAHFRDADDARRVVEEQSAAIPLGRPGEAAEVASVVVFLAGDGASYITGQVIRVNGGSVMPL from the coding sequence ATGACGCCTGCTGACCTGGATGGCCGGGTCGCTGTCGTCACCGGCGCGGGGAGCGGGATCGGCCGGGCGACCGCGATCGCGCTCGCCGAGGCCGGCGCTGTGGTCGTGTGCACCGACCGCGACGGCGACGCCGCCCGGGACACCGCTGACAAAGCCGGAGCCGCAGCCAATGGCGTGCACCTCGACGTCACCGACCTGCCCGCGGTGCGGGCGCTGGTCGCCGACGTCACCGCACGGTACGGCCGTCTGGACGTCTACGCCAACGTCGCGGGCGCCGTCACCTCGCGCGGGCCGGTCGCCACGGTCACCGAAGACGAGTTCGACCGCGGCGTCGCGGTGAACCTCAAGAGCCTCGTGTTCGGCTGCCAGGCCGCGGCCTCGGCCATGGCGCGCGGCGGCTCGATCGTCAACGTCGGATCCGGCACCGTCGACGCGGCAGTCCCCGGTCTGGCGGCCTACAGCATCCCGAAGGCTGGCGTGCCGCAACTGACGCGGAGCCTCGCGCGCGAGCTGGGCCCAGCGGGGATCAGAGTGAACGCCGTCTCCCCCGGCTACATCCTCACCGCCATGACCGGCGCCCATTTCCGCGATGCCGACGACGCTCGGCGGGTCGTCGAGGAGCAATCGGCGGCCATCCCACTGGGCCGGCCCGGTGAGGCCGCCGAGGTCGCCTCGGTGGTGGTGTTCCTGGCCGGCGACGGCGCCTCGTACATCACCGGCCAGGTGATCCGCGTGAACGGAGGCAGCGTGATGCCGCTGTGA
- a CDS encoding alpha-ketoacid dehydrogenase subunit beta codes for MSVETVPDTAVISYDAAQGAALAEEMRRDPTVFLMGQDVAMGGFFGGGRGLVEEFGLERVRNTGITEAFMVGAAAGAAMTGMRPVVQLGFADFSLIAGDEIFQKLGKWRHMHGGQFELPAVIIMPIGPSGGAGPEHSGSMEMLPMHFPGLKAVVPSNPADAKGLLKAAIRDPNPVLYYPSKQLNFKRGPVPSDPDLVIPLGQAAIARPGTTVSVISYGCMVPRVLEAAQALSAESIDLEVIDLRTLVPLDRDTILASVTKTGRAMIVHEAPRTAGPGAEIAALIQEHCFYALEAPVARLGAVDAPIPASRFLEDLCFPSVTDIVELARRLARA; via the coding sequence ATGAGCGTGGAAACGGTGCCTGACACCGCCGTGATCAGCTACGACGCCGCCCAGGGTGCGGCGCTGGCCGAGGAGATGCGGCGCGATCCGACCGTGTTCCTGATGGGGCAGGACGTGGCGATGGGCGGCTTCTTCGGCGGCGGCCGCGGCCTGGTCGAGGAGTTCGGCCTGGAACGCGTCCGCAACACCGGCATCACCGAGGCTTTCATGGTCGGCGCCGCCGCCGGCGCGGCGATGACCGGCATGCGCCCGGTGGTTCAGCTCGGCTTCGCCGACTTCAGCCTGATCGCCGGTGACGAGATCTTCCAGAAGCTCGGCAAATGGCGGCACATGCACGGCGGCCAGTTCGAACTGCCCGCCGTGATCATCATGCCGATTGGCCCCAGCGGTGGTGCGGGTCCGGAGCACTCCGGCTCGATGGAAATGCTGCCCATGCACTTCCCGGGGCTCAAGGCGGTCGTGCCGTCGAATCCCGCGGACGCCAAGGGATTGCTCAAGGCCGCAATCCGGGATCCGAACCCGGTGCTGTACTACCCGAGCAAGCAGCTCAACTTCAAACGCGGCCCGGTGCCCTCCGACCCGGACCTGGTGATCCCGCTGGGCCAGGCCGCGATCGCGCGCCCCGGAACCACGGTCAGCGTGATCAGCTACGGCTGCATGGTCCCGCGCGTTCTCGAGGCGGCGCAGGCGCTGTCGGCGGAGTCGATCGACCTGGAGGTGATCGACCTGCGCACCCTGGTCCCGCTCGACCGGGACACGATCCTCGCCTCGGTGACGAAGACCGGGCGCGCGATGATCGTGCACGAGGCGCCCCGGACCGCCGGCCCCGGCGCGGAGATCGCCGCGCTGATCCAGGAGCACTGCTTCTACGCCCTGGAGGCGCCGGTCGCCCGGCTGGGCGCGGTCGACGCGCCGATCCCGGCCAGCCGCTTCCTCGAAGACCTCTGCTTCCCCAGCGTCACCGACATCGTCGAGCTGGCCCGACGGCTCGCTCGCGCCTGA
- a CDS encoding alcohol dehydrogenase catalytic domain-containing protein, whose protein sequence is MRAAVLRKGELVVAEVPEPEPGPGQLLVRPIATGICGSDLSAWQHTDDFLRAHADADVPGEMFDPDRDLVLGHEFTAEVLSTGTGVNGYRPGQKLVVLPAVVDREGLPHTVGYCTDYPGGLAERVVVQAYGHLEIPDSVSPVHAAVTEPMATGVNAVLRAGTTAADGAIVTGCGPVGLGAVVELAHRGVYPIVASDPSPVRRAIASECGAHFVVDPLREDPVAVWKANAGADTQLHVIEAAGARGLLDRLMATVPKFTRILIVGAGMVPDPIRPVVGILTNVSLEFVGGPGKGETGYRAFEVMFEHIVAGRFDPATVVTGYAGLEAVADVFAALRPADAHAIGHVKVLVRHDIAEPGILPV, encoded by the coding sequence ATGCGGGCAGCGGTACTGCGCAAGGGAGAACTCGTCGTGGCGGAGGTGCCCGAGCCCGAACCCGGGCCGGGGCAGCTGCTGGTGCGGCCGATCGCGACCGGCATCTGCGGCAGCGACCTGTCGGCCTGGCAGCACACGGACGATTTCCTCCGTGCCCATGCCGACGCGGACGTGCCCGGTGAGATGTTCGACCCGGACCGCGATCTGGTCTTGGGCCACGAGTTCACCGCCGAGGTGCTGAGCACCGGAACCGGCGTGAACGGGTACCGGCCGGGCCAGAAGCTGGTAGTCCTGCCGGCGGTGGTGGACCGGGAAGGTCTTCCGCACACCGTCGGCTACTGCACCGACTACCCGGGCGGACTGGCCGAGCGGGTGGTCGTCCAGGCCTACGGTCACCTCGAGATCCCGGACTCGGTGTCCCCGGTGCACGCGGCCGTGACCGAGCCGATGGCGACGGGCGTCAACGCCGTCCTGCGGGCTGGCACTACCGCGGCGGACGGTGCGATCGTGACCGGGTGCGGCCCGGTCGGGCTCGGTGCCGTCGTAGAACTGGCGCACCGCGGGGTGTACCCGATCGTGGCCTCGGACCCTTCGCCCGTGCGGCGCGCGATCGCGTCCGAGTGTGGCGCGCACTTCGTGGTCGATCCGCTGCGGGAAGACCCGGTCGCGGTGTGGAAGGCGAACGCGGGTGCGGACACGCAGCTGCACGTGATCGAGGCCGCCGGAGCACGCGGGCTGCTGGACCGTCTGATGGCGACGGTGCCGAAGTTCACCCGCATCCTGATCGTCGGCGCCGGCATGGTGCCCGACCCGATCCGCCCGGTGGTCGGCATCCTGACCAACGTGTCGCTGGAGTTCGTCGGCGGGCCGGGAAAGGGGGAGACCGGGTACCGGGCCTTCGAGGTGATGTTCGAGCACATCGTGGCGGGCCGGTTCGATCCGGCGACCGTCGTCACCGGCTACGCCGGGCTCGAAGCCGTCGCGGACGTCTTCGCCGCCCTCCGTCCCGCCGACGCGCATGCGATCGGACACGTCAAGGTCCTGGTGCGGCACGACATCGCCGAGCCGGGGATCCTGCCCGTCTAG
- a CDS encoding SDR family NAD(P)-dependent oxidoreductase: MTPLPIPPVPDHCFPGLAGQTSVVGGAGGGVGTAVVAMLVRSGARVLVADKAADRLAQLEDRFAEVTGVRADITTDEGIGDLERAIAATTVHSLVNVVGGVTPDDIGHFLDLTPDQWRHSLGLNLEYAVRTCQIAARRMAVGRGGALVNLSVAGARRAMPWFSPYGAARSALEAVTRTMAVELGPFGIRANSVAWGLVDSPRAHSGAGSDGRLERDLIPLGRRGAVAEVAATVMFLLSDLSSYTTGQNLAVDGGLSLRGATDGPHDNIPAFLEHEPTRRKLRDTFERTTGRP; this comes from the coding sequence GTGACGCCCCTGCCGATCCCACCGGTTCCCGATCACTGCTTTCCCGGGCTGGCCGGGCAGACCTCGGTCGTCGGTGGGGCTGGTGGCGGCGTCGGGACCGCTGTGGTGGCCATGCTGGTGCGCTCCGGCGCGCGGGTGCTCGTTGCCGACAAGGCCGCCGACCGCCTCGCGCAACTGGAGGACCGATTCGCCGAGGTCACCGGTGTCAGGGCGGACATCACCACCGACGAGGGAATCGGCGACCTGGAGCGGGCGATCGCCGCCACCACCGTGCATTCGCTCGTCAACGTGGTCGGCGGCGTGACCCCGGACGACATCGGCCACTTCCTCGACCTGACGCCGGATCAGTGGCGGCACAGCCTCGGGCTCAATCTCGAGTACGCCGTGCGGACCTGCCAGATCGCCGCTCGCCGGATGGCGGTGGGGCGAGGGGGCGCACTGGTGAACCTGTCGGTCGCCGGCGCGCGGCGGGCCATGCCGTGGTTCTCGCCGTACGGCGCCGCCCGGAGTGCACTGGAGGCAGTGACGCGGACAATGGCCGTCGAACTCGGTCCATTCGGGATCCGCGCGAACAGCGTCGCCTGGGGACTCGTGGACAGCCCACGCGCCCACTCCGGCGCGGGTTCGGACGGCCGTCTGGAGCGCGACCTGATCCCGCTCGGCCGCCGGGGCGCGGTCGCGGAGGTGGCCGCCACGGTGATGTTCCTGCTCTCCGATCTGAGCAGCTACACCACCGGGCAGAACCTGGCCGTCGACGGCGGCCTGTCGTTGCGCGGAGCGACCGACGGTCCGCACGACAACATCCCCGCCTTCCTGGAGCACGAACCCACCCGCCGGAAGTTGCGTGACACGTTCGAGCGGACCACCGGGCGTCCCTAG
- a CDS encoding dihydrolipoamide acetyltransferase family protein, translated as MTTLIDVHLPHMGVVEQAVLTSWLRSPGDRVEADEPLCEVSTDKVDTEVVSPVSGVLVGYVAQINDEVPVGAVIARFAPPEATDDEIAEAIRGGSAPAPAATPAPAPAPAQEPEPVAPVRPEPSVNGHAPGATEAKPAPLAVAEPPEDASLVLRAGWLPLPAFAAPAAGRGKPATPLVRKLAKERGLDLARIDGTGPGGRVTRKDIEAATAAPETAPQPATPAPQPARPAAARSGGVELPRGYEEVAHEAVPLTPQRRAIARNLLESVSTAPQLTAQVDVDMSAVTRVRAQVNERRLARGEAKLSFLPFIARALCATVAEHPDLNATFTEDHLLRWRPVNLGVAIDAPQGLLVPVIRDAERLTAPALGDAMADLTRLVRDRKVSAADLTGGTITISNSGSAGGVTATPILTQPQVASLGIPAIVRTPVAVTSPEGEEYVAIRPVARFGLTFDHRAFDGVAALRALQAIQHKLETWSAEAYL; from the coding sequence ATGACGACCCTGATCGATGTCCACCTGCCGCACATGGGCGTGGTGGAACAGGCCGTGCTGACCTCCTGGCTGCGGTCGCCCGGCGACCGCGTCGAGGCCGACGAGCCGCTGTGCGAGGTGTCGACCGACAAAGTCGACACCGAAGTGGTGTCACCGGTGTCCGGCGTACTCGTCGGCTACGTCGCCCAGATCAACGATGAGGTGCCCGTCGGCGCCGTGATCGCCCGCTTCGCGCCGCCGGAGGCCACCGACGACGAGATCGCCGAGGCGATCCGCGGCGGGTCCGCACCAGCGCCGGCCGCCACGCCCGCACCGGCGCCGGCCCCCGCGCAGGAGCCGGAGCCGGTCGCGCCAGTGCGACCGGAACCGTCGGTCAACGGGCACGCCCCCGGCGCCACGGAGGCGAAGCCGGCACCGCTCGCCGTCGCCGAGCCACCCGAGGACGCGTCCCTGGTCCTCCGGGCCGGATGGCTGCCCCTGCCCGCGTTCGCCGCACCAGCGGCCGGGCGCGGCAAACCGGCTACCCCGCTGGTGCGGAAGCTGGCCAAGGAGCGCGGCCTGGACCTCGCGCGGATCGACGGCACCGGCCCTGGCGGGCGGGTGACGCGCAAGGACATCGAGGCCGCGACGGCGGCACCGGAAACGGCGCCGCAGCCGGCCACACCGGCGCCGCAACCGGCCCGCCCGGCGGCCGCCCGCAGCGGGGGAGTGGAGCTGCCCCGGGGCTATGAGGAGGTCGCCCACGAGGCCGTCCCGCTGACGCCGCAACGCCGCGCCATCGCCCGCAACCTCCTGGAGTCGGTGAGCACCGCGCCGCAGCTGACCGCCCAGGTGGACGTCGACATGTCCGCCGTGACGCGGGTGCGCGCGCAGGTGAACGAGCGCAGGCTCGCCCGGGGCGAGGCGAAACTGAGCTTCCTGCCCTTCATCGCGCGCGCGTTGTGCGCGACGGTGGCCGAGCACCCGGACCTGAACGCCACCTTCACCGAGGACCACCTGCTGCGCTGGCGGCCGGTGAACCTGGGCGTCGCCATCGACGCGCCGCAGGGGCTGCTGGTCCCGGTGATCCGGGACGCCGAGCGCCTCACGGCACCCGCGCTCGGGGACGCCATGGCGGACCTGACGCGGCTCGTTCGTGACCGGAAGGTGAGCGCCGCCGACCTGACGGGTGGCACGATCACGATCAGCAACTCGGGCAGCGCGGGCGGGGTCACCGCCACGCCGATCCTGACCCAGCCGCAGGTGGCCTCGCTCGGGATCCCGGCGATCGTCCGCACCCCGGTGGCCGTCACCTCACCCGAGGGCGAGGAGTACGTCGCGATCCGCCCGGTCGCGCGGTTCGGCCTGACCTTCGATCACCGCGCGTTCGACGGGGTCGCCGCACTGCGCGCCCTGCAGGCGATCCAGCACAAGCTGGAAACCTGGTCGGCCGAGGCCTACCTGTGA